The Parashewanella spongiae genome has a window encoding:
- a CDS encoding ankyrin repeat domain-containing protein, which translates to MPKLDPNELYGNEHSAFQLACIDGKKELLEIMLAGHFKFKHSVMSSTNKTALELALEYGHTDCALLLLKNSAWDVTETTPLHLAIKHRKIEPLQVLEIGFFPASEIYHSDEKSIENSEEADNDDFYENLTVSSGNFINLSTYINQKDSSGKVPAHIAIELGEKEMLKLLWQRPEIDKAQTNTEEKTVMQAAKAKGWVNWRGNLK; encoded by the coding sequence ATTCCAAAGCTTGATCCTAACGAGCTTTACGGTAATGAGCATTCGGCTTTTCAATTAGCTTGCATCGATGGAAAAAAAGAGCTGCTCGAAATTATGCTCGCTGGGCATTTTAAATTCAAACATAGTGTAATGTCATCAACGAATAAAACCGCACTCGAGTTGGCGCTAGAGTATGGTCATACTGATTGCGCCCTTTTATTACTCAAAAACAGTGCGTGGGACGTGACAGAAACAACACCTCTGCATTTAGCGATTAAACACCGTAAAATAGAGCCTTTACAAGTATTAGAAATAGGCTTTTTTCCTGCTTCAGAAATTTATCATTCAGATGAAAAATCCATAGAAAATTCAGAAGAAGCCGATAATGATGATTTTTATGAAAACTTAACTGTAAGTTCAGGTAACTTTATTAACTTATCTACTTATATAAACCAGAAAGATTCAAGTGGAAAAGTTCCTGCTCATATTGCTATTGAGTTAGGAGAAAAAGAAATGCTTAAACTATTGTGGCAACGGCCTGAGATAGATAAAGCACAAACAAACACGGAAGAAAAAACAGTAATGCAAGCGGCTAAAGCAAAAGGCTGGGTTAATTGGAGAGGGAATTTAAAATAA
- a CDS encoding ABC transporter ATP-binding protein yields the protein MLSMKKVSKVFKTDLVETHALRDFDLTVNEGEFVAVTGPSGSGKTTFLNIAGLLEGFTGGEFMLDDVNVEKLNDNQRAKIRNEKIGFIFQGFNLIPDLNLAENVEVPLRYRGVGSAERKRRVTEALEKVGLGSRQKHLPSQLSGGQQQRVAIARALAGEPRFLLADEPTGNLDSLMARQVMELLEEINRQGTTIIMVTHDPELARRAQRNIQIVDGQVCDFTMYQPQKASADVKSAEEAIA from the coding sequence ATGTTATCAATGAAGAAAGTCAGCAAAGTTTTCAAAACAGATTTAGTCGAAACCCATGCATTACGAGATTTTGATTTAACCGTTAATGAGGGCGAATTTGTTGCAGTAACAGGACCTTCAGGCTCAGGGAAAACTACATTTTTGAATATTGCGGGGCTATTAGAAGGTTTCACTGGCGGTGAGTTCATGCTTGATGATGTCAATGTCGAAAAACTGAATGACAATCAACGTGCCAAAATTCGTAATGAAAAAATAGGCTTTATTTTCCAGGGTTTTAACTTGATCCCTGACTTAAATCTTGCTGAAAATGTCGAAGTACCCTTGCGTTATCGAGGTGTTGGTAGTGCCGAACGTAAACGCCGGGTCACCGAAGCGTTAGAAAAAGTGGGTTTAGGCTCAAGGCAAAAACACCTTCCTTCGCAACTTTCTGGTGGTCAACAGCAACGCGTTGCTATTGCTAGAGCATTAGCCGGTGAGCCGCGCTTTTTACTCGCCGATGAACCGACGGGTAACCTCGACAGTTTAATGGCACGCCAAGTCATGGAATTGCTAGAAGAAATTAACCGTCAAGGTACCACCATTATCATGGTGACGCATGATCCAGAATTAGCACGCCGCGCACAGCGTAACATTCAAATTGTCGATGGTCAGGTGTGCGATTTTACTATGTATCAGCCGCAAAAAGCTTCTGCAGACGTTAAATCTGCTGAAGAAGCGATAGCATAA
- a CDS encoding ankyrin repeat domain-containing protein, translating into MLCGSPDKGEKTTFLNMNRILTTLKFAEQGKFSQFEFVNHFMIQEMAKEYLLSQSLPPNRNNIEACVTSVAKEYGLKPERSGESVIKAEICKQAVTVTQLDDFSIKLRKVMQPSALISATTSRVSLSQTECGASIESEYAFFAGLFGAERDIGNISKLTSSKFGERALANARSKMVAIYKSCMPTLLPSRSAESKPSQLESNVLFHQTCFLNDQDIEISCVGTEFWGYELVLESEGTKSLSAPTFSKMHELKFEVFKPPVNWTLLCQLIVNESDVSVLTEYCKGMMKVKVMGGDLLPHAQATLALKRKLTELNCHEFFAKQFASNEQEMHAILRLVPSSKLAQALLKHSPKVVEPYESESKIDFLKAVEEGRIAECGKQVGVASNKKKLLNTANGQKMYPVHIAVAGGQLLSAQFLLSQRSIDVNKKNKEGNTALHLAVQNRNIEMVKLILESNNKVDFNIKNKQQRTVLQEAVIESDVEIVELIFEIMLINKIKANSNDTTKEFAHPFDYDQVNFLYFFEKTKQHDNIMDLAIASDQPRTVEFLIQTSCFFPNGNDKDREPPLIRAVRCGSNQVLNELLRFSYLKLDCKYLGQNVLDVAIDKNNLIAAVTLLKAFERGE; encoded by the coding sequence ATGTTATGTGGTTCACCAGATAAAGGTGAAAAAACCACTTTTTTAAATATGAACCGTATCCTTACAACATTAAAATTTGCCGAACAGGGAAAGTTTAGTCAATTTGAATTTGTAAATCACTTTATGATTCAAGAAATGGCAAAAGAATATTTATTATCTCAAAGCTTGCCACCAAATCGGAACAATATTGAAGCTTGTGTCACTTCAGTGGCAAAGGAATACGGATTAAAACCGGAGAGAAGTGGTGAAAGTGTAATAAAGGCTGAAATATGCAAACAAGCGGTAACAGTGACTCAATTGGACGATTTTTCAATTAAACTTCGCAAAGTAATGCAGCCTTCAGCGTTAATTTCGGCAACGACAAGTCGAGTGTCGTTATCTCAAACAGAGTGTGGTGCTAGCATTGAGTCAGAATACGCTTTTTTTGCAGGGTTATTTGGGGCTGAAAGAGATATCGGAAACATTTCAAAACTCACAAGTTCAAAGTTTGGAGAAAGAGCGCTTGCTAATGCAAGAAGTAAAATGGTAGCCATTTATAAGAGTTGCATGCCAACTTTGTTACCTAGTCGAAGTGCTGAAAGTAAGCCGTCTCAGCTTGAATCAAACGTTTTATTTCATCAAACCTGTTTTCTGAATGATCAAGACATTGAAATAAGTTGTGTTGGAACCGAGTTTTGGGGTTATGAGTTAGTACTTGAATCAGAAGGAACAAAATCTCTATCAGCCCCAACTTTTTCAAAGATGCACGAATTGAAATTTGAGGTGTTTAAGCCCCCAGTTAATTGGACATTGTTATGCCAGCTAATCGTGAATGAAAGCGATGTTTCAGTTTTGACAGAATATTGCAAAGGGATGATGAAAGTTAAGGTTATGGGGGGAGATTTACTACCCCATGCACAGGCTACGTTGGCTTTAAAGCGAAAACTAACAGAGTTAAATTGCCATGAATTTTTTGCGAAACAATTCGCTTCGAATGAGCAAGAAATGCACGCCATTCTTCGACTTGTTCCGTCGTCAAAGTTGGCACAAGCCTTGTTAAAGCACAGTCCGAAAGTAGTAGAACCCTATGAATCTGAATCAAAAATAGATTTTTTAAAAGCAGTAGAAGAGGGCCGTATAGCTGAATGTGGAAAACAAGTTGGTGTCGCTTCAAATAAAAAAAAATTACTCAATACTGCCAACGGGCAAAAAATGTACCCCGTTCATATTGCTGTAGCTGGTGGACAATTGCTTTCGGCTCAATTTTTGTTGAGCCAACGAAGTATCGATGTGAATAAAAAAAATAAAGAAGGTAACACGGCTTTGCATCTTGCGGTGCAAAATCGAAATATCGAAATGGTTAAATTAATTCTAGAAAGTAACAATAAAGTTGACTTTAACATTAAAAATAAACAACAGCGTACAGTACTGCAGGAAGCCGTCATTGAAAGCGACGTTGAGATAGTGGAATTAATTTTTGAAATCATGCTCATTAATAAGATTAAAGCCAATTCAAATGATACAACCAAAGAATTCGCGCATCCATTTGATTATGATCAAGTTAACTTTTTGTATTTTTTTGAGAAAACTAAACAACATGACAATATTATGGACCTTGCTATCGCGAGTGACCAACCTCGTACAGTTGAATTTTTAATACAAACAAGTTGCTTTTTTCCGAATGGGAATGATAAAGACCGAGAACCTCCCCTTATAAGAGCGGTAAGGTGTGGCAGTAATCAAGTGTTAAATGAGTTACTGCGCTTTTCTTATTTGAAGTTAGATTGCAAATATTTAGGACAAAATGTGTTAGATGTTGCAATAGATAAAAATAACTTAATTGCGGCGGTGACATTATTGAAGGCATTTGAAAGGGGGGAGTAG
- a CDS encoding efflux RND transporter periplasmic adaptor subunit — protein MIQDTSGQDSQVKPSTRQKFKRPLIAVAIAMGVITIAWASFSSETADKSVNKADLRLATLTRGTLTRDIASTGKIVAANAPVLYSTEAGIVTLKRNPGDRVKKDQVLAIITSPTLTNRLQQQRSIYAGLQSELERTRLNARRDQLTANRSLDIAQVELDAAERENRRGELLIKDNLISQIDYEKNKDDLNRAQLQHAHAQKEVALMKDTLAFEVKNKTLEVERQGLEVAELERQVEELAIKAPVDGIIGNWLTEQKARIAASQPILTVVDLTAFEAELSVPESYADELGIDMDVELNFGGKLVMGTLSSISPEVRNREVTTRVRFEQNPQLALRQNQRLSARVLLENKPNVLMVKRGAFINSSGGRFTFQVAHGMASKTNIKLGARSMSHVEVVSGGKEGDVWIVSDLERFKKSERIRIR, from the coding sequence ATGATCCAAGATACCAGCGGCCAAGACAGTCAAGTTAAACCAAGTACTCGGCAAAAATTTAAACGTCCATTAATTGCTGTAGCCATAGCAATGGGGGTGATCACAATTGCATGGGCAAGTTTTAGCAGTGAAACCGCAGATAAATCGGTCAATAAAGCCGATCTTCGACTAGCGACCCTAACACGGGGCACGTTGACTCGTGACATTGCTTCAACGGGGAAAATAGTCGCAGCAAATGCCCCTGTGTTATATAGCACCGAAGCTGGCATTGTGACACTAAAGCGTAATCCTGGGGATCGAGTAAAAAAAGATCAAGTACTTGCCATTATTACCAGCCCAACACTCACAAATCGTTTGCAGCAACAGCGTTCAATTTATGCTGGTTTACAAAGCGAATTAGAACGTACCCGTCTAAATGCAAGACGTGATCAACTGACAGCTAACCGTAGTTTAGACATTGCACAGGTTGAGCTAGATGCCGCCGAGCGTGAAAATCGCCGTGGTGAGTTACTCATCAAAGATAATTTAATTTCACAAATTGATTATGAAAAAAATAAAGATGATTTGAATCGTGCACAGCTGCAACATGCCCATGCCCAGAAAGAAGTCGCGCTAATGAAAGACACGTTAGCTTTTGAAGTTAAGAATAAAACCTTAGAAGTTGAACGCCAAGGATTAGAGGTGGCCGAGTTAGAGCGACAAGTGGAAGAGCTCGCCATTAAAGCACCGGTAGACGGCATTATTGGTAATTGGCTTACGGAGCAAAAAGCACGTATTGCGGCTAGCCAACCGATTCTTACCGTGGTTGATTTAACCGCTTTTGAAGCAGAACTGTCGGTACCTGAATCTTATGCGGATGAGCTTGGAATCGACATGGATGTCGAACTGAACTTTGGCGGTAAATTGGTGATGGGAACACTCTCTTCAATTTCACCTGAAGTGCGTAATCGAGAAGTGACGACTCGCGTACGGTTCGAGCAAAACCCGCAATTGGCACTGAGACAAAACCAACGTTTATCAGCCAGAGTGTTACTAGAAAATAAACCTAATGTGCTGATGGTTAAACGTGGTGCATTCATCAATTCAAGCGGTGGTCGATTTACCTTTCAAGTTGCTCATGGCATGGCGAGTAAAACCAATATCAAACTCGGCGCTCGAAGTATGAGTCATGTTGAAGTGGTTTCTGGCGGCAAAGAAGGCGATGTATGGATTGTGTCCGATTTAGAGCGTTTCAAAAAATCAGAACGAATAAGGATACGTTAA